In Gadus macrocephalus chromosome 11, ASM3116895v1, a single genomic region encodes these proteins:
- the LOC132467579 gene encoding uncharacterized protein LOC132467579 produces MDAKTKSQWTMEETTCLLGFWSSAEVQKKLEGATRTKVVFEQLQREMAAAGYDRSAEQIINKLKKLKKDFRDQKKDLGRSGNGRPKKGPHFDVIDSVLGDRPACQITGALNSATAMLESMVDESLIESTPDIELSAVEDFCNAELPPPESCSSPSPSPSPSSQGSSLARQGKRKWDKDSELLQYLERSDERHLQSLEASRVVTNNLLEQISASNTALLGLMGRIAMLR; encoded by the exons ATGGACGCTAAGACAAAATCACAGTGGACCAtggaggagacaacctgtcTCCTTGGATTTTGGTCTTCTGCCGAGGTCCAGAAGAAGTTAGAAGGAGCAACCCGGACGAAGGTTGTCTTCGAGCAGCTGCAGCGGGAGATGGCTGCGGCGGGGTATGACCGGAGCGCCGAGcagataataaataaattgaaaaagtTGAAGAAGGACTTCAGGGACCAGAAAAAAGACCTGGGGCGAAGCGGCAATGGACGGCCAAAGAAAGGTCCACATTTTGATGTCATAGACTCGGTCCTCGGCGACAGACCGGCATGCCAAATCACCGGGGCGTTGAATTCTGCGACGGCCATGCTGGAATCGATGGTGGACGAGTCGCTCATCGAAAGCACCCCTGATATCG aGTTGTCTGCCGTAGAAGACTTTTGTAACGCGGAGCTACCACCGCCGGAGAGTTGTAGCTCACCATCACCGTCACCATCACCGTCCAGCCAAGGAAGCTCACTTGCCAGACAAG GAAAAAGAAAGTGGGACAAGGACAGCGAATTGTTGCAGTATCTGGAAAGGTCTGACGAGCGCCACCTCCAATCCCTGGAGGCCTCCAGAGTGGTGACCAACAATTTGCTTGAGCAGATCAGCGCAAGCAACACCGCTTTGCTCGGGCTGATGGGACGT